In Pleurocapsa sp. PCC 7319, the following are encoded in one genomic region:
- the rpsJ gene encoding 30S ribosomal protein S10: MATIQQQKIRIRLKAFDQRLLDTSCEKIVDTANRTNASAVGPIPLPTKRKIYCVLRSPHVDKDSREHFETRTHRRIIDIYKPSSKTIDALMKLDLPAGVDIEVKL, from the coding sequence ATGGCAACGATTCAACAACAAAAAATACGTATACGCCTTAAAGCTTTTGATCAACGTTTATTAGACACTTCCTGTGAGAAAATTGTTGATACTGCGAATCGAACTAATGCTTCAGCCGTTGGTCCAATTCCTTTACCCACAAAACGCAAAATTTATTGTGTTTTGCGATCGCCTCATGTAGACAAAGATTCTCGTGAACATTTTGAAACCCGTACCCACCGCCGTATTATTGATATTTATAAGCCTTCTTCCAAAACAATTGATGCTCTGATGAAGTTGGATTTACCTGCTGGCGTTGATATAGAAGTTAAACTTTAG
- the tuf gene encoding elongation factor Tu, whose translation MARAKFERNKDHANIGTVGHVDHGKTTLTAAITLALAALGTAKARNYEDIDAAPEEKARGITINTAHVEYETENRHYAHVDCPGHADYVKNMITGAAQMDGGILVVSAADGPMPQTREHILLAKQVGVPSLVVFMNKEDQVDDEELLELVELEIRELLSEYDFPGDDIPIVSGSALKAVEALTAKSDIKKGDDKWVDKIYDLMEQVDEYIPTPEREVDKPFLMAVEDVFSITGRGTVATGRIERGEVVVGETIEIVGIKDTRSTTVTGVEMFQKTLDKGMAGDNVGVLLRGIQKDEIERGMVLAKPGSITPHTEFEGEVYVLTKEEGGRHTPFFKNYRPQFYVRTTDVTGTITDYTADDGSAVEMVMPGDRIKMNVELINPIAIEQGMRFAIREGGRTIGAGVVSKIIK comes from the coding sequence ATGGCACGCGCAAAGTTTGAACGTAATAAAGACCACGCTAACATCGGTACTGTAGGCCATGTAGACCACGGTAAAACTACTTTAACAGCAGCAATTACTCTAGCTCTAGCAGCACTAGGCACTGCTAAAGCGAGAAATTACGAAGATATCGATGCTGCGCCTGAAGAGAAAGCTCGCGGTATCACTATTAATACTGCTCACGTAGAATATGAAACTGAAAACCGTCATTACGCTCACGTAGATTGTCCTGGACACGCTGACTATGTGAAAAATATGATCACTGGTGCGGCTCAAATGGATGGCGGTATCCTGGTTGTATCTGCGGCGGATGGTCCTATGCCTCAAACTCGTGAACACATTCTCTTGGCAAAGCAAGTTGGTGTTCCCAGCTTGGTAGTATTTATGAATAAGGAAGATCAAGTAGATGATGAAGAGCTACTTGAGCTAGTTGAACTAGAAATTCGTGAACTTTTGAGCGAGTACGATTTCCCAGGGGATGACATCCCGATCGTTTCTGGTTCTGCTCTAAAAGCAGTAGAAGCTTTAACTGCTAAGTCCGACATTAAAAAAGGCGATGACAAGTGGGTAGACAAAATTTATGACTTGATGGAGCAAGTCGATGAATATATTCCTACTCCTGAGCGTGAAGTCGATAAGCCTTTCTTAATGGCAGTAGAAGACGTGTTCTCCATTACTGGTCGTGGTACTGTAGCTACTGGTCGTATTGAGCGTGGCGAAGTAGTGGTGGGTGAAACTATCGAAATCGTAGGTATTAAAGATACTCGCAGCACTACCGTGACCGGGGTAGAAATGTTCCAAAAAACTCTAGACAAAGGTATGGCTGGAGATAATGTTGGTGTGCTACTTCGTGGTATCCAGAAAGATGAAATTGAGCGAGGAATGGTATTGGCCAAACCTGGTTCAATTACTCCTCATACTGAATTTGAAGGAGAGGTTTACGTATTAACTAAAGAAGAAGGTGGTCGTCATACTCCTTTCTTCAAAAACTACCGTCCTCAATTCTATGTTCGTACAACTGATGTAACTGGTACTATTACTGATTATACTGCCGATGATGGTAGTGCAGTAGAGATGGTAATGCCTGGCGATCGCATCAAAATGAATGTTGAATTGATCAACCCCATCGCCATTGAACAAGGAATGCGTTTTGCGATTCGTGAAGGTGGTCGTACTATTGGTGCTGGAGTGGTCTCTAAGATCATTAAGTAG